Proteins co-encoded in one Rattus rattus isolate New Zealand chromosome 5, Rrattus_CSIRO_v1, whole genome shotgun sequence genomic window:
- the Gnas gene encoding guanine nucleotide-binding protein G(s) subunit alpha isoform X9, which translates to MGCLGNSKTEDQRNEEKAQREANKKIEKQLQKDKQVYRATHRLLLLGAGESGKSTIVKQMRILHVNGFNGDEKATKVQDIKNNLKEAIETIVAAMSNLVPPVELANPENQFRVDYILSVMNVPNFDFPPEFYEHAKALWEDEGVRACYERSNEYQLIDCAQYFLDKIDVIKQADYVPSDQDLLRCRVLTSGIFETKFQVDKVNFHMFDVGGQRDERRKWIQCFNDVTAIIFVVASSSYNMVIREDNQTNRLQEALNLFKSIWNNRWLRTISVILFLNKQDLLAEKVLAGKSKIEDYFPEFARYTTPEDATPEPGEDPRVTRAKYFIRDEFLRISTASGDGRHYCYPHFTCAVDTENIRRVFNDCRDIIQRMHLRQYELL; encoded by the exons ATGGGCTGCCTCGGCAACAGTAAGACCGAGGACCAGCGCAACGAGGAGAAGGCGCAGCGCGAGGCCAACAAAAAGATCGAGAAGCAGCTGCAGAAGGACAAGCAGGTCTACCGGGCCACGCACCGCCTGCTGCTGCTGG GTGCTGGAGAGTCTGGCAAAAGCACCATTGTGAAGCAGATGAGGATCCTACATGTTAATGGGTTTAACGGAGA TGAGAAGGCCACCAAAGTGCAGGACATCAAAAACAACCTGAAGGAGGCCATTGAA ACCATTGTGGCCGCCATGAGCAACCTGGTGCCCCCCGTGGAGCTGGCCAACCCTGAGAACCAGTTCAGAGTGGACTACATTCTGAGCGTGATGAACGTGCCAAACTTTGACTTCCCACCT GAATTCTATGAGCATGCCAAGGCTCTGTGGGAGGATGAGGGAGTTCGTGCCTGCTACGAGCGCTCCAACGAGTACCAGCTGATCGACTGTGCCCAGTA CTTCCTGGACAAGATTGATGTGATCAAGCAGGCCGACTACGTGCCAAGTGACCAG GACCTGCTTCGCTGCCGCGTCCTGACCTCTGGAATCTTTGAGACCAAGTTCCAGGTGGACAAAGTCAACTTCCA CATGTTCGATGTGGGCGGCCAGCGCGATGAACGCCGCAAGTGGATCCAGTGCTTCAATGATGTGACTGCCATCATCTTCGTGGTGGCCAGCAGCAGCTACAACATGGTCATCCGGGAGGACAACCAGACCAACCGTCTGCAGGAGGCTCTGAACCTCTTCAAGAGCATCTGGAACAACAG ATGGCTGCGCACCATCTCTGTGATCCTCTTCCTCAACAAGCAAGATCTGCTTGCTGAGAAGGTCCTCGCTGGGAAATCGAAGATCGAGGACTACTTTCCAGAGTTCGCTCGCTACACCACTCCTGAGGATG CGACTCCCGAGCCCGGAGAGGACCCACGCGTGACCCGGGCCAAGTACTTCATCCGGGATGAGTTTCTG AGAATCAGCACTGCTAGTGGAGATGGGCGTCACTACTGCTACCCTCACTTTACCTGCGCCGTGGACACTGAGAACATCCGCCGTGTCTTCAACGACTGCCGTGACATCATCCAGCGCATGCATCTTCGCCAATACGAGCTGCTCTAA
- the Gnas gene encoding guanine nucleotide-binding protein G(s) subunit alpha isoform X6: protein MGCLGNSKTEDQRNEEKAQREANKKIEKQLQKDKQVYRATHRLLLLGAGESGKSTIVKQMRILHVNGFNGEGGEEDPQAARSNSDGSEKATKVQDIKNNLKEAIETIVAAMSNLVPPVELANPENQFRVDYILSVMNVPNFDFPPEFYEHAKALWEDEGVRACYERSNEYQLIDCAQYFLDKIDVIKQADYVPSDQDLLRCRVLTSGIFETKFQVDKVNFHMFDVGGQRDERRKWIQCFNDVTAIIFVVASSSYNMVIREDNQTNRLQEALNLFKSIWNNRWLRTISVILFLNKQDLLAEKVLAGKSKIEDYFPEFARYTTPEDATPEPGEDPRVTRAKYFIRDEFLRISTASGDGRHYCYPHFTCAVDTENIRRVFNDCRDIIQRMHLRQYELL from the exons ATGGGCTGCCTCGGCAACAGTAAGACCGAGGACCAGCGCAACGAGGAGAAGGCGCAGCGCGAGGCCAACAAAAAGATCGAGAAGCAGCTGCAGAAGGACAAGCAGGTCTACCGGGCCACGCACCGCCTGCTGCTGCTGG GTGCTGGAGAGTCTGGCAAAAGCACCATTGTGAAGCAGATGAGGATCCTACATGTTAATGGGTTTAACGGAGA GGGCGGCGAAGAGGACCCGCAGGCTGCAAGGAGCAACAGCGATGG TAGTGAGAAGGCCACCAAAGTGCAGGACATCAAAAACAACCTGAAGGAGGCCATTGAA ACCATTGTGGCCGCCATGAGCAACCTGGTGCCCCCCGTGGAGCTGGCCAACCCTGAGAACCAGTTCAGAGTGGACTACATTCTGAGCGTGATGAACGTGCCAAACTTTGACTTCCCACCT GAATTCTATGAGCATGCCAAGGCTCTGTGGGAGGATGAGGGAGTTCGTGCCTGCTACGAGCGCTCCAACGAGTACCAGCTGATCGACTGTGCCCAGTA CTTCCTGGACAAGATTGATGTGATCAAGCAGGCCGACTACGTGCCAAGTGACCAG GACCTGCTTCGCTGCCGCGTCCTGACCTCTGGAATCTTTGAGACCAAGTTCCAGGTGGACAAAGTCAACTTCCA CATGTTCGATGTGGGCGGCCAGCGCGATGAACGCCGCAAGTGGATCCAGTGCTTCAATGATGTGACTGCCATCATCTTCGTGGTGGCCAGCAGCAGCTACAACATGGTCATCCGGGAGGACAACCAGACCAACCGTCTGCAGGAGGCTCTGAACCTCTTCAAGAGCATCTGGAACAACAG ATGGCTGCGCACCATCTCTGTGATCCTCTTCCTCAACAAGCAAGATCTGCTTGCTGAGAAGGTCCTCGCTGGGAAATCGAAGATCGAGGACTACTTTCCAGAGTTCGCTCGCTACACCACTCCTGAGGATG CGACTCCCGAGCCCGGAGAGGACCCACGCGTGACCCGGGCCAAGTACTTCATCCGGGATGAGTTTCTG AGAATCAGCACTGCTAGTGGAGATGGGCGTCACTACTGCTACCCTCACTTTACCTGCGCCGTGGACACTGAGAACATCCGCCGTGTCTTCAACGACTGCCGTGACATCATCCAGCGCATGCATCTTCGCCAATACGAGCTGCTCTAA
- the Gnas gene encoding guanine nucleotide-binding protein G(s) subunit alpha isoform X7, with protein sequence MGCLGNSKTEDQRNEEKAQREANKKIEKQLQKDKQVYRATHRLLLLGAGESGKSTIVKQMRILHVNGFNGEGGEEDPQAARSNSDGEKATKVQDIKNNLKEAIETIVAAMSNLVPPVELANPENQFRVDYILSVMNVPNFDFPPEFYEHAKALWEDEGVRACYERSNEYQLIDCAQYFLDKIDVIKQADYVPSDQDLLRCRVLTSGIFETKFQVDKVNFHMFDVGGQRDERRKWIQCFNDVTAIIFVVASSSYNMVIREDNQTNRLQEALNLFKSIWNNRWLRTISVILFLNKQDLLAEKVLAGKSKIEDYFPEFARYTTPEDATPEPGEDPRVTRAKYFIRDEFLRISTASGDGRHYCYPHFTCAVDTENIRRVFNDCRDIIQRMHLRQYELL encoded by the exons ATGGGCTGCCTCGGCAACAGTAAGACCGAGGACCAGCGCAACGAGGAGAAGGCGCAGCGCGAGGCCAACAAAAAGATCGAGAAGCAGCTGCAGAAGGACAAGCAGGTCTACCGGGCCACGCACCGCCTGCTGCTGCTGG GTGCTGGAGAGTCTGGCAAAAGCACCATTGTGAAGCAGATGAGGATCCTACATGTTAATGGGTTTAACGGAGA GGGCGGCGAAGAGGACCCGCAGGCTGCAAGGAGCAACAGCGATGG TGAGAAGGCCACCAAAGTGCAGGACATCAAAAACAACCTGAAGGAGGCCATTGAA ACCATTGTGGCCGCCATGAGCAACCTGGTGCCCCCCGTGGAGCTGGCCAACCCTGAGAACCAGTTCAGAGTGGACTACATTCTGAGCGTGATGAACGTGCCAAACTTTGACTTCCCACCT GAATTCTATGAGCATGCCAAGGCTCTGTGGGAGGATGAGGGAGTTCGTGCCTGCTACGAGCGCTCCAACGAGTACCAGCTGATCGACTGTGCCCAGTA CTTCCTGGACAAGATTGATGTGATCAAGCAGGCCGACTACGTGCCAAGTGACCAG GACCTGCTTCGCTGCCGCGTCCTGACCTCTGGAATCTTTGAGACCAAGTTCCAGGTGGACAAAGTCAACTTCCA CATGTTCGATGTGGGCGGCCAGCGCGATGAACGCCGCAAGTGGATCCAGTGCTTCAATGATGTGACTGCCATCATCTTCGTGGTGGCCAGCAGCAGCTACAACATGGTCATCCGGGAGGACAACCAGACCAACCGTCTGCAGGAGGCTCTGAACCTCTTCAAGAGCATCTGGAACAACAG ATGGCTGCGCACCATCTCTGTGATCCTCTTCCTCAACAAGCAAGATCTGCTTGCTGAGAAGGTCCTCGCTGGGAAATCGAAGATCGAGGACTACTTTCCAGAGTTCGCTCGCTACACCACTCCTGAGGATG CGACTCCCGAGCCCGGAGAGGACCCACGCGTGACCCGGGCCAAGTACTTCATCCGGGATGAGTTTCTG AGAATCAGCACTGCTAGTGGAGATGGGCGTCACTACTGCTACCCTCACTTTACCTGCGCCGTGGACACTGAGAACATCCGCCGTGTCTTCAACGACTGCCGTGACATCATCCAGCGCATGCATCTTCGCCAATACGAGCTGCTCTAA
- the Gnas gene encoding guanine nucleotide-binding protein G(s) subunit alpha isoform X8, with product MGCLGNSKTEDQRNEEKAQREANKKIEKQLQKDKQVYRATHRLLLLGAGESGKSTIVKQMRILHVNGFNGDSEKATKVQDIKNNLKEAIETIVAAMSNLVPPVELANPENQFRVDYILSVMNVPNFDFPPEFYEHAKALWEDEGVRACYERSNEYQLIDCAQYFLDKIDVIKQADYVPSDQDLLRCRVLTSGIFETKFQVDKVNFHMFDVGGQRDERRKWIQCFNDVTAIIFVVASSSYNMVIREDNQTNRLQEALNLFKSIWNNRWLRTISVILFLNKQDLLAEKVLAGKSKIEDYFPEFARYTTPEDATPEPGEDPRVTRAKYFIRDEFLRISTASGDGRHYCYPHFTCAVDTENIRRVFNDCRDIIQRMHLRQYELL from the exons ATGGGCTGCCTCGGCAACAGTAAGACCGAGGACCAGCGCAACGAGGAGAAGGCGCAGCGCGAGGCCAACAAAAAGATCGAGAAGCAGCTGCAGAAGGACAAGCAGGTCTACCGGGCCACGCACCGCCTGCTGCTGCTGG GTGCTGGAGAGTCTGGCAAAAGCACCATTGTGAAGCAGATGAGGATCCTACATGTTAATGGGTTTAACGGAGA TAGTGAGAAGGCCACCAAAGTGCAGGACATCAAAAACAACCTGAAGGAGGCCATTGAA ACCATTGTGGCCGCCATGAGCAACCTGGTGCCCCCCGTGGAGCTGGCCAACCCTGAGAACCAGTTCAGAGTGGACTACATTCTGAGCGTGATGAACGTGCCAAACTTTGACTTCCCACCT GAATTCTATGAGCATGCCAAGGCTCTGTGGGAGGATGAGGGAGTTCGTGCCTGCTACGAGCGCTCCAACGAGTACCAGCTGATCGACTGTGCCCAGTA CTTCCTGGACAAGATTGATGTGATCAAGCAGGCCGACTACGTGCCAAGTGACCAG GACCTGCTTCGCTGCCGCGTCCTGACCTCTGGAATCTTTGAGACCAAGTTCCAGGTGGACAAAGTCAACTTCCA CATGTTCGATGTGGGCGGCCAGCGCGATGAACGCCGCAAGTGGATCCAGTGCTTCAATGATGTGACTGCCATCATCTTCGTGGTGGCCAGCAGCAGCTACAACATGGTCATCCGGGAGGACAACCAGACCAACCGTCTGCAGGAGGCTCTGAACCTCTTCAAGAGCATCTGGAACAACAG ATGGCTGCGCACCATCTCTGTGATCCTCTTCCTCAACAAGCAAGATCTGCTTGCTGAGAAGGTCCTCGCTGGGAAATCGAAGATCGAGGACTACTTTCCAGAGTTCGCTCGCTACACCACTCCTGAGGATG CGACTCCCGAGCCCGGAGAGGACCCACGCGTGACCCGGGCCAAGTACTTCATCCGGGATGAGTTTCTG AGAATCAGCACTGCTAGTGGAGATGGGCGTCACTACTGCTACCCTCACTTTACCTGCGCCGTGGACACTGAGAACATCCGCCGTGTCTTCAACGACTGCCGTGACATCATCCAGCGCATGCATCTTCGCCAATACGAGCTGCTCTAA